Part of the Henckelia pumila isolate YLH828 chromosome 2, ASM3356847v2, whole genome shotgun sequence genome is shown below.
GAGTTTATTTTCAAAAGTGAAAAAATGGTTTCGAATCCATTCTTTTGTTTTACACTTAGCTtaaatttgaaagtatgatGACTAACCTAAGACAAGTCAAAACGTtatacaaacaaacaaaaaaaaaaccctagcttAAACTatgcatatttttatattttagtttAATTTTGATCAATGTCAATAACACATGtgagaatattaaaatattcttcCTTAAAgacaatttttaaaactttatcTCCCCCCATAAACTCGGCATCCTCAAAAACCAAGCATTTTCCTAACCGAGAATCAAATTAATTGTGGGACCATAAAGCTTTTACCCCTTAGATCTTTAAGAATCACTTTAATCAAACTTTGTTAAGGATATATGCTGCAGTCATTAGTGTTTTTTCATAAATGAGATATAAAAGTCATATCTAAAATAATCATCTATGaacaatatataaattattgttgatcATTCCAAAAAACCATTTGGAAGACCCACcaatatccatatttataagtTCATAGATATCCAAATTATTGTTGACTAGTTCAAATCTcctttaatttgtttgttttccCTTTATACATTTAacacaaatatcaaaatatgttaaatttaaaGGATTGAGAATTTCGTCATACATAAGTTTCTTTATTCTCCATCCGGAGATATAACATAATATCTCATGTCACGACGTAACTGAATTCTCATTTACTGGAATTTTATCTTTGagacttttaaatttaattgcaggGACTCATTAAATGAAACAATTGTATCAACCGAAGAAATATTATTGTAACGAGATGACGAGCCAGAGCCAACCAATTTTGAATCATGAAACAACCTAAATTTCCATTTCCAAATGAGCAAGAGAACCGAATTTGcccaaaaaagaaataaaaattattccgCCTGAAAGTCGGTACAATAAATGTTTCATTTGGATTCAAATAAAACTCAGGCCTTaacaataatctaaaattttcaattatttcaactttaactTTTTTGCCGTACACTGATGAATCTTTCATCATCATTTGAACTttagcaataataataataaccccGCATATACACACTGATGATAGCACCAAAATGTATCCATCATATGTGACATCAAAGATAAATTAACCTTAAAACAAACCAAATTTAGAAACTTtattttcatgagccttttagctCCACGGAATAAACAACTATTATTTTCCGATTAACTCGGTTTCTTTTGTTGTTTCTTTTGAAGTGCTATATCTGCAGCTTACTTTATCCTTAATCATTTATCTTTATACCTCATTGAAAGTGAAGTTGTCAAGAACGTACAAAATTCACACTTTCATTCTTGACAAACCTCAATTTCAATATTCTTAAGGTGATTCTTAACTATAGCTATATCTTTTCGACATATTGCCCTAATAATTCCTAAATGACTACCTTAATGATTATCAAACATGCAATTTAATTTCTCATACCTTTCTATCTCCCCCCTTTCAAAAGAGGTACTCTAGTTCATAAAAATATACTTGAATCAATCTTCATTGCAATATATTTGATCATTATTCCAAGAACTATCAATATGTTTACTTTTTCATAACTTGAAGTAACGAGCATCTTTGAAAGTAAGAATAAATTTGATGTGGACAGTAAACTAActgaaatatttaaataataactgaacagaaaattatcaataaattaaatatgctcAGAAAAAAATGCCCAAATAAgtaatattaaattcaaataaaggCACTCCCCATCTCAAGATATCGGACACTCCATTAATATTCCATCTTTGGACAAAATATTAACTTGTAAATGATATCTTGATGTAGTAATCAAATACTGATCATAAGAACATATCAAATAACAAATCTTCCTTTGGGCCGATTTATTATTCATATGTAAAACCAAATAATAATCACATATTTATTACCACAACTGCACATGTAATTCTGTTAAATAATAACTTTTCTTTGGGCCGATTAATTATTCACATAAGTTACATGTACAAAACcttttatatttcaaaacaaattaatttCCACAATAGAGGTCACTTTGACGACATGTTGCTTCAATCAATTTAtcccaaaatatatataccttGAATGTTCctttattcaaatttaatataaaaaaattgacctttttcttaaaaaataaattataagtaTTTTGgccaaatttaattatttaaccttGATCGTAAGATCAATGCCGACTGACGGGCAAATCAGACAATTTACTGGTCATGGGTGATCTTTTCGGGTTGGATTCTCGTATATTCAAAAATTAACTGACCCATGTATATTGACCCGATAAACTTAATCCAtagaaaataatcaattaattcaaataatgcaaaCCTCATAAGGGATACCGAAAATTGATAGTAAATAACATGTCAAATAATAATCTTCCTTTGAGCCGATTATTATTTACATGAAAACCGAATAACTATCACAATTTTACCCTTATATAAACACATATGTaatcatattaaatattaatcttcTTTTGGGCCGATTAATACTCATAAAAATTACATATACAAaactttttatatttcaaaataaattgattttaatcaactcattttaaaatatataaaaataaccttatcattatttgaataattgaaaatttaaacctttaaacccaaaataaaaatattgggtTTATAACCAAATTAaactttatccaaaaatatGTGATGGGTTAGAAAATTTTCCTAAAATCTGAAATATTTttgtttccttcaattttttttttaaaaaaaaatttaaattttcgaattttcgaaaattggccAAAAAGAAAAGACCCTAACCCATCAACATCTTCATCCTTATTGCCCCGTCGCCGCCTTTCCTCCGGCCGATTTCGACCGGCCACTGGTAGCCCACGAAAAGACGACCACCACGGTGCCTTAACCTATCCCGATCGTCGCATTATCGGCCGGAATTTAATCCCTGAAAATTTCGAACTCGCGATTTGACAGGCCATACTTCGGCTTTGAAATCCGACGATTGTGCGACTGAATCCGGCAAGGTATCTGTACTATCTGAGGCACCTAGACGTGGGAAACAAAACGCCTCATGTATTGCCGCCGGAAACGGCCTGAAAGCCGATCGTTTACAGCGATTTTCCGGCAGCCCCTGAAACCCTAGCTGAAAATTCGATtttttcggttttttttttaaatatgaaaataaaaattaaattctggactggaaaatttgaatttgattcgAACACTATAATTTTCTGTTTTCGATtaaaccaaatcgaatataaaCCGTATCTCAATGATTTAAATATGagtgtctctgataccacttggtAGGAAAAATTCCCTATAAACTTAAACTCAGAATCATCATGCTAAATCATTAAGATTAAATACTGTTAAACTTAAGCGGAAGCGTACCTTAATTCTTAACAATTGATTCTGATGTAGATCTGCATGGTTTGGCCTTCCAGATCAACACGATTTTCCTTGAGAGTTAATTCAATTCTCTCATGCTCTCTAACTATCGATGTGAATAGAATATAATGACTGTGTGTCTGTGTCGATGTAGACGTCGTGTGATCTGGGGACCAGAACCCTTTATTTATAATTTGGGATTCTATTTAAGTCCATCGATCAAATAGAAAAGCCCACTAGTATCTACACATTAAAGTCCACACCctattagatacattaaagcccaaataaaacgAAACCTTAATTAGATCACTTTTTATGGGCTAACTTTATTTGACAGTCcacaatatataattatttacatataagtCCAACGTTAGATTTATGATCCAACAAATAGTAATGAAATAATGATACAAGTAGCAGCGACTGGACTAAACATTTATGACGCTTGGCTCTGATAGGGTATTTTATTATATCAGTTTGATCATGCATGATTCATACCTTGGATGTGAGTGTTCGGGAAAAGTTCTTGCAGTTGGCTCACACATACGCGAATTTACAGAGGGTGATGAGGTGAGTATTAATTTATCAATGATTAAATagtttttatgggcttttttcACATTTAAATAATTACGTTTATCTATTATgactgcaaatttttttttttcgtttataCAGGTTTGTGCTGTTCTTGAACTTGGGGGTGGATATGCAGAGTTTGTGGTGGTTCCCGCAGCTGATGCTCTGCGAATTCCTTCAGGAGTTTCCCTTGTTGAAGCAGCAGCGTTGCCCGAAGCATTGCGGTTAACTGATTTTGCTCTTTCAGCGGTGAAAAACATCACTTCTGGCAAAACAATCTTGGTATTGccaatttttaaaacaaattcgATAATTTACACAATGtctaaattttaaaatgttaatTTTGAGAGCGATTGCAGATACACGGGACTGCTGGGGGAATTGACTTTATTGCTATTCAATATGTTAAGCATATCGGTTGTAAAGTATTTGCGGCTGCAGGTAAAACTGGTTATTGTTTTCATTTTATACCATATGCTAATACTGCATTTTAACTATTCATGGGCTCGTGCATTTGATTGTTTCAATTCACTTAATTGGAGAAATTTGGTGTGCTCAGTTATCTATGATTAGGGAAAATAATATGGTCATCAGGGGTATCATGTTTACTCATGTATGAATCCCCTGAACTATCGCACTAATGCTAGTAATATCACAAGAATATTGTTTTTTCTTCAAGGCTCATACCAGTTAAGTATGATGACAGTGTAGTGGTTATAATTCTCTGGGCTGAATATAATGGAATTCTGGAATAGATGGAGTTTACTGTTTTATATTCGGAACATTACATTGCCTTCTCTGAAAGCTAAGAGATTAATGACTTTTCTCTCTATACTAGAGTTGACCTTTTACATGCAGTTGTGTAATGGATCGATACGAGAGTTGATGGGTAATATATTGATTTTCTTGGAAACACTAGATAGTTCAAATGTTTTTGGCTTGACATGTAGTTAATGTTCTTTCTAATGTTTGGTGCTCTCGAAGTTGATAAGAACTTTTCCAGAAATTGCTGCTTCATTCCATTCTAAGTTATTGTTCCAGATGGCAAATAGTAGAGCCAATCCTTAGCCTTGTCAGTCAGAGAGAATGGAAAAGCTCGCAGTGAAATTTGTTCCTATGTAATTCCTTGAGGTTTCATGGCAGTGCAAACAATATGAAACTCCTTTAAATGCTTATGCGGAtgttcacctgcaagaccacgAAAAGTTGGTAACAAGTGAATCAAAccagattttaattcaaaattggcTTCAGTAGTAGGAAATTGAATGTATAATGGTTGTTGAGTAACATTAGGATTAGCCAACTCCTTGAGGGTTCTCTGCGCTGTTCTGCCATTGTTTCTTCTGTCTCACTTTCTTCAGTTTCAAACTCGGGTTAGATTCGCTCGAGTTCAATTCCACGTTCAAACTAGGAGATGGAATCGATGCTTGGTTACATCATAGCCTCGCCTCTTTTCTCAACCTCTTAGCTGTCTTCTCGATTTCTGGAATATATTCTAATTCACCTGTACGAGAAGAACGaggcataaaaaaatatttaaataacacaaactcgaaaaaaataattataaacatcGTTTCCCGGCAACGACTCCAAAATTTGATAGGCTTGTCGTCAGCCAACAAACTTAAAATTCCTACTCACTAACAAAACGAGTGTAGTAGTGAGCAGGGTCGAATCCACAGGGAACGTATATTTACTTCTTTCAAGTAAACGTAACTAAAAGGGGGGTTTAGTATgtattagaaataaaaataagcaaGAATTAAATAAACGAGATGAACACtcaaataaatatgaaattcaataattaaacaaaCTCTGATTCAAGAAATTtccttattttaattatatcaatggtcatcggctaacaaataatttattcattcAGTTTCTAGCAATTAACCTTAAAATCATAGGGATAGCCACTAAAATTTATGTGTTCTCCTATTTTAATTAACCAAACCCAGCATCCAATCAAAACTTATTAATAACCAACTGGGCTTGATAGTGTTccatattgattaaaaatagcttttcgATTTGTGAAAACAGTTAATCCTAAAATCTAAAAATCGAGATAGCTGCAATTGTTAAATCTACTTTCGttaatttattttgatcaaacatgatatgatagcacaacacacatAATCTATCGCTACTCAAATACCAATCATTCATGACAATTACGGATCACTGAATTCATGGATAGCATTCAAAAgacataaaatcaattaatttgTCAGATTAATCGACCCACaactttcatgaaataaataataaattaacaaaTACTAGAAACAAACAAGAACATCAATTTAAACGCAGAAACTCACAGTGATAAATCGAAATACAAGAAATATTCCTTGAATCAGACATAAAAACTTAACCAAGCATAGTCGGCTTcataattttctaaaaaatataaaagattaaacctataaattatgaagaaagaaagaagaaaaaatattcACCGTCTTCGATCGTGCAAAACGTGCAAAGTAGAATTCTGTTCAACCTTAATTAACGTGTAAAACTtaggagagaaaaaaaaataaaatctaggaAAAAAGATAAGATTATCTACAAGACAATCTCGACAattgtttaaataaaaaacaaatctcCAACAATATTTATTCAAAAGAAAACCTTCTCTTCAAAATTCttccataaattaaataacataTTTAGAATTTCTAAAATATGgtattttcttctcaaattctgaaatcttcaattcaaacAAAACAGTAACATCGTATTAACTCAGCGCGCCCGCGTCTTGCTTaaataagtgcttttttaaaagtcagaaattttggttttttggcTTTtgcttatattttaatttaaaaaaacacttttttaataattatccaaacattaataaaaatattttaaaaagctGAAcgtatttaaatgtttttttaagcCAATAGTTTTTTTTGTAAAACGGCTATAATGCATGACGAGGTAATAAAATTCCTAGTAGgttacaaattttattttaagatatgactatatattaatatatgacGAAGGAATAGAATCCCTAATTTGAGAAATTTGTCCTCCCTCTTGCCTCTCCTCCTTGGCGGTCTGCCCTCTCCGATCTCCATTACGATTTGCAAAATTGCAGCAGCCTTCGCCAACACCTCTTGCTCTCGATTCCGCGAAGTGTTAAGGTGTGTGCGCACAGCACTCTGCACAGTTCGCTGAACGGCTGAAGGTTGAAGCCTTGCGGCTCTCTTTCTCTCTAATTCTACCGCGCCGGACTCACGGTCTCTTCCTCAGTAGTCAGCCTCCTccgtttaattatttttgtgtttctttTATAACATTCTAGTACTCTACACTCTACAGATTCAGCATAATTTTCGGTCATTTTCTGAATTGATTTCTTATATGCAATTATGTTATCAAGTTCATAAATTTATACGGTTAAACTGATTTCTCATATGCAATTATGATGTTCTCAATTTACAGATTATTTTAAGCCGATTTTGTCATTTTTTGTGTGCAATTATGCTAGGTATCAATCTGTTTTTGTTGCTTCACTCAATTGGGTAATTGATGCTAAATTGtttttgtcaatttttttactttaaaataaattttcgaGTACCCATCGGTGTGGGGTACCCGACTTATTCGGTAGTTCGGTTTTAATTTTCGGGTTCGAGTAGCAAAGTTGCTTCCCGAATGTTCCATGCCCCTAGGTTTCATGTTATTTGTGGTTAGCAACGTCGTCAATCTGATGGCGTTTGTCACCCTAAATGACCCCATCCCTTTTTTGGGACTGTGCGCAGCTGTATGTTTTATTTCACTTAACTTGAGGGTGAATTGAGAATGTTCTCGTGTTGTGATATTTGTCTAATATTTGCTATATTTAACTCTGCAGATGAAGGCTGTGAATTATGAAAGACCAGGTGGTCCGGATCTTCTTCAAATAGAAGAGGTTCCAAAACCCACTGTTAATAGTAATGAAATAATGATACAAGTAGCAGCGACTGGACTAAACATTTATGACGCTTGGCTCCGACAGGGTATTTTATTATATCAGTTTGATCATGATTCATACCTTGGATGTGAGTGTTCGGGAAAAGTTCTTGCAGTTGGCTCACACGTACGCAAATTTAAAGAGGGTGATGAGGTGAGTATTAATTTATCAATGATTTAATagtttttatgggcttttttcACATTTAAATAATTAGGTTTATCTATTATgactgcaaatttttttttttcgtttataCAGGTTTGTGCTGTTCTTGAACTTGGGGGTGGATATGCAGAGTTTGTGGTGGTTCCCGCAGTTGATGCTCTGCGAATTCCTTCAGGAGTTTCCCTTGTTGAAGCAGCAGCGTTGCCCGAAGCATTGCGGTTAACTGATTTTGCTCTTTCAGCGGTGAAAAACGTCACTTCTGGCAAAACAATCTTGGTATTGccaatttttaaaacaaattcgATAATTTACACAATGtcgaaattttaaaatgttaatTTTGAGAGCGATTGCAGATACACGGGACTGCTGGGGGAATTGACTTTATTGCTATTCAATATGTTAAGCATATCGGTTGTAAAGTATTTGCGGCTGCAGGTAAAACTGGTTATTGTTTTCATTTTATACCGTATGCTAATACTGCATTTTAGCTGTTCATGGGCTCGTGCATTTGATTGTTTCAATTCACTTAATTGGAGAAATTTGGTGTGCTCAGTTATCTATGATTAGGGAAAATAATATGGTCATCAGAGGTATCATGTTTACTCATGTATGAATCCACTGAACTATCGCGCTAATGCTAGTAATATCACAAGAATATTGTTTTTTCTTCAAGGCTCATACCAGTTAAGTATGATGACAGTGTAGTGGTTATAATTCTCTGGTCTGAATATAATGGAATTCTGGAACAGATGGAGTTTACTGTTTTACATTCGGAACATTATATTACCAGAGATTAATGATTTATATCTCTATACTTGAGTTGACTTCTCCATGCAGTTGTGTATGGATCGAAATGAGAGCTGATGTGTAATTTGTGATGTATTATATTGATTTTCTTGGAAACACTTGATAGTTCAAATGTTTTTGGCTTGACATGTAGTTAATGGCCTTGGAAATTCCTTGTAAACCTCAATTTGACAACTATAGTGACTTATTTGTGGAACTCCTTTTAAATAGAATATGAATTACTGATTGTGCATATGGTTGGTGCTAGAGTTGGTCACTGAATGGAACATGAGTACTCAAGTGCTTTTCCATCTTTGCTCATTTGGCATCTTTGCTAAATCATTTTTCCTAGTTCTCTTGGTAATTACAGCTCAGATCATCTTCAAGAAATTGGAAACAAGAAATTGATATTTCCTTCTAATCTATCTACATATGCTACATGCAAGTGATATGGAAACAAGAAATTGATCGATGCATTTGAATGTAATGACATAATGGTAATTAATTTATTGCATTTACAACAAAATTAACTACTATTAAAATTatgttaattttatttatatttttacttaactttttaaaataaataataagtaAAAAATGTAGCAATATTGTAGTCAcgtaaatattgaaaaaaattgttatacaataaaaaataaatattaaaatttaatttcatcAATACAATTAATCGAAGATAATTATTGAAGAGGAAAACTAAAAACATAATCAGCATTTATCGAAAGAAACTTAAGATCCAAACGCAAGACCTTTAGCTACTATTGGAAATGtaatacattaaaaaaaatggattatttgaaattttgattattaCTTTACTACTTATTTTATTCCTATTATAAATGTGAATAaatttaaagttatttttattttatgttatatcTAATACGTTATTAACTTGCGAGACACTTTTTGCTACTGTAACTAAATTACCTTTTTGTAGGAACGGAAGAAAAGCTGCGAATTTGCAAATTGCTAGGAGCAGAAGTCTGCATCAACTATGAAAAAGAAGACTTTTGCAAGCGTGTGAAGGCTGAAACAGGAGAAACAGGTACTTCCCAAATTATCATGCCTTTTACATTTCAGATCTGTATATTATTGGCGAACGATTATTTGGTTATGATTAATTACAAAATATTGTCATTTTTATTGAACTAGTAAACCTAAAAATCACGTGGAAACATTTTGTTTATAATGGAAATTAAAGGaagaaatattttgaatattatgtGAAGGTTATAGTTTGTACGTGTTAAGAATTTTGAAGCAATTGTTATATGTATTATTGTATAGCTGAAATACAACATCCAAAATGATAAGTGGTTACAAAATCTTCTCCATCTTTATCGGCTGTAATTTTTATGTACCTTGtcatttgtatttttttcttgGCAAATGAAGCTATTTTTAAGCATCTTTACTTTGAAGGCTCGTAATTATACAAGGCCTGGGGATAAACATTTTGTGCtgcttaatttttttgtttttgtatttttgGATTCTGATGAAGCTTCTATATCTACATTCTATGAGGTTTTTACCAAATAACAACTACACGGTCTTCCCCAACATATTAACTTTTCTTTATTGGA
Proteins encoded:
- the LOC140882714 gene encoding uncharacterized protein isoform X1; protein product: MKAVNYERPGGPDLLQIEEVPKPTVNSNEIMIQVAATGLNIYDAWLRQGILLYQFDHDSYLGCECSGKVLAVGSHVRKFKEGDEVCAVLELGGGYAEFVVVPAVDALRIPSGVSLVEAAALPEALRLTDFALSAVKNVTSGKTILIHGTAGGIDFIAIQYVKHIGCKVFAAAGTEEKLRICKLLGAEVCINYEKEDFCKRVKAETGETGVDIILDVSGKDHFQKNMDCLAKGGSIVVSGYKISSWVDVDLSSLMKKDTSIKGVDLRTIDILNESDQLWSDVEAKFWPLIEDGHIKPIIGKIFSFTEAAKAHRALEEGCIPGKLLLVPKEDDVV
- the LOC140882714 gene encoding uncharacterized protein isoform X3; translation: MKAVNYERPGGPDLLQIEEVPKPTVNSNEIMIQVAATGLNIYDAWLRQGILLYQFDHDSYLGCECSGKVLAVGSHVRKFKEGDEVCAVLELGGGYAEFVVVPAVDALRIPSGVSLVEAAALPEALRLTDFALSAVKNVTSGKTILIHGTAGGIDFIAIQYVKHIGCKVFAAAGTEEKLRICKLLGAEVCINYEKEDFCKRVKAETGETGYKISSWVDVDLSSLMKKDTSIKGVDLRTIDILNESDQLWSDVEAKFWPLIEDGHIKPIIGKIFSFTEAAKAHRALEEGCIPGKLLLVPKEDDVV
- the LOC140882714 gene encoding uncharacterized protein isoform X2 produces the protein MKAVNYERPGGPDLLQIEEGILLYQFDHDSYLGCECSGKVLAVGSHVRKFKEGDEVCAVLELGGGYAEFVVVPAVDALRIPSGVSLVEAAALPEALRLTDFALSAVKNVTSGKTILIHGTAGGIDFIAIQYVKHIGCKVFAAAGTEEKLRICKLLGAEVCINYEKEDFCKRVKAETGETGVDIILDVSGKDHFQKNMDCLAKGGSIVVSGYKISSWVDVDLSSLMKKDTSIKGVDLRTIDILNESDQLWSDVEAKFWPLIEDGHIKPIIGKIFSFTEAAKAHRALEEGCIPGKLLLVPKEDDVV